One Mesorhizobium sp. L-2-11 genomic region harbors:
- a CDS encoding heme lyase CcmF/NrfE family subunit → MVETGHFALVLAFALSLVQTLVPLFGARLDNQKLMAVGGPVAVTGFTLTALSFAALATAYATSDFSVANVWDNSHSLQPLIYKITGTWGNHEGSMLLWVLILSFFGALVAAFGSNLPATLRANVLAVQGAIGATFLLFILATSNPFARLNPAPIEGRDLNPILQDLGLAIHPPLLYLGYVGFSICFSFSVAALIEGRIDASWARWVRPWTLVAWMFLTGGIAMGSYWAYYELGWGGFWFWDPVENASFMPWLAGTALLHSAIVMEKRSALKIWTLLLAILTFSLSLLGTFLVRSGVLTSVHAFATDPTRGVFILCILTLFIGGSLALFALRASSLTAGGLFHPISREGALVLNNLFLTTATATVLIGTLYPLVVEAVSADKISVGAPFFNLTFGPLMVPLLIAVPFGPLLAWKRGDIFAVAQRLMAAFAAALLAVLVTALFIDGASVFAALGVGLACWLICGALTDIAVKSGFGSVAPAIMLRRFAGLPRSVFGTALAHLGLGLTTLGIVGTLCFGTEKILSMHAGETVQLSGHTLRFDGLHPAQGPNYSEDRGRFALLGADGSTTALITSSKRSYPVRQMTTTESGIRTIGFSQLYLSLGDEATDGSVVVRLWWKPLVTLIWGGSLVMMAGAAMSLMDRRLRVGAPSRRRKSAGAVPSASQP, encoded by the coding sequence TTGGTTGAAACCGGACATTTCGCGCTGGTCCTGGCGTTCGCGCTGTCTTTGGTGCAGACGCTGGTGCCGCTGTTCGGCGCACGCCTCGACAACCAGAAGTTGATGGCCGTAGGCGGTCCGGTCGCGGTGACCGGCTTTACCTTGACCGCTCTCTCCTTCGCGGCGCTGGCGACGGCCTACGCGACGTCCGACTTTTCGGTGGCCAACGTCTGGGACAACTCGCATTCGCTGCAGCCGCTGATCTACAAGATCACCGGCACCTGGGGCAATCACGAGGGCTCGATGCTGCTCTGGGTGCTGATCCTGAGCTTCTTCGGGGCGCTCGTCGCTGCTTTCGGCAGCAATCTTCCCGCGACCCTTCGAGCCAACGTGCTGGCCGTGCAAGGCGCGATCGGCGCCACCTTCTTGCTGTTCATCCTGGCGACGTCCAACCCGTTCGCCAGGCTCAATCCGGCGCCGATCGAGGGCCGCGATCTCAACCCAATTCTGCAGGACCTTGGCCTCGCCATCCATCCGCCGCTGCTTTATCTCGGCTATGTCGGCTTCTCGATCTGCTTTTCCTTCTCGGTCGCCGCCCTCATCGAAGGCCGCATCGACGCGTCCTGGGCGCGCTGGGTGCGGCCATGGACGCTGGTCGCCTGGATGTTCCTGACCGGCGGCATCGCCATGGGTTCCTACTGGGCCTATTACGAACTTGGCTGGGGCGGTTTCTGGTTCTGGGATCCGGTCGAGAACGCCTCGTTCATGCCTTGGCTGGCCGGCACGGCGCTGCTCCATTCGGCGATTGTCATGGAAAAGCGCTCGGCCCTGAAGATCTGGACGCTGTTGCTGGCGATCCTGACCTTCTCGCTGTCGCTGCTTGGCACCTTCCTGGTGCGCTCCGGCGTGCTCACCTCCGTCCACGCCTTCGCCACCGATCCGACGCGCGGCGTGTTCATTCTCTGCATCCTGACACTGTTCATCGGCGGATCACTGGCGTTGTTCGCCTTGCGCGCCTCGAGCTTGACGGCCGGCGGCCTGTTTCATCCGATCTCGCGCGAAGGGGCGCTGGTCCTCAACAATCTGTTCCTGACCACGGCCACCGCCACCGTGCTTATCGGCACGCTGTATCCGCTGGTCGTCGAGGCCGTTTCAGCCGACAAGATTTCGGTCGGCGCGCCATTCTTCAACCTGACATTCGGCCCGCTGATGGTGCCGCTTCTGATCGCGGTTCCGTTCGGGCCGCTGCTGGCCTGGAAGCGCGGCGACATTTTCGCCGTCGCCCAGCGGCTGATGGCGGCCTTCGCCGCAGCGCTTCTGGCCGTGCTGGTGACGGCCTTGTTCATCGATGGCGCGTCGGTGTTCGCCGCACTTGGCGTCGGCCTGGCCTGCTGGCTGATCTGCGGCGCGCTCACCGATATTGCCGTCAAGTCCGGCTTTGGCAGTGTCGCGCCTGCCATCATGCTCAGGCGCTTCGCCGGCCTGCCGCGTTCGGTCTTCGGCACCGCGCTCGCCCATCTCGGCCTCGGGCTGACCACGCTCGGCATCGTTGGCACGCTTTGCTTCGGCACCGAGAAGATACTGTCGATGCATGCCGGCGAGACCGTGCAACTGTCCGGCCACACGCTGCGTTTCGACGGGCTCCATCCGGCCCAGGGGCCTAACTACAGCGAGGATCGTGGCCGCTTCGCCCTGCTCGGCGCTGATGGAAGCACCACCGCCCTGATCACCTCGTCCAAGCGCTCCTATCCGGTCCGGCAGATGACGACGACCGAGTCCGGTATCAGGACGATCGGGTTCAGCCAGCTCTACCTCTCGCTTGGCGACGAGGCGACCGACGGCTCCGTCGTGGTGCGGCTGTGGTGGAAGCCGCTGGTGACGCTGATCTGGGGTGGCAGCCTGGTCATGATGGCAGGTGCTGCG
- the ccmE gene encoding cytochrome c maturation protein CcmE: MTRKQKRLSVIAGGLAFLGAATGLTFYALGQKASYFYMPADLTTASLQPGQRIRLGGLVEKGTIERGQGTTVAFSVTDNQKQVKVTYTGILPDLFREEQGVITEGTFRPDGVFVADSVLAKHDETYMPKEVADGLKSKGVWQESKSE, encoded by the coding sequence ATGACGCGCAAGCAGAAAAGACTGTCGGTGATCGCCGGAGGGTTGGCCTTCCTCGGTGCCGCCACCGGCCTGACCTTCTACGCGCTCGGCCAGAAGGCCTCCTACTTCTACATGCCCGCCGATCTGACCACCGCCAGCCTGCAGCCCGGGCAGCGTATCAGGCTCGGCGGCCTCGTCGAAAAAGGCACGATCGAGCGCGGTCAGGGGACCACCGTCGCTTTTTCGGTGACCGACAACCAGAAGCAGGTCAAGGTCACCTACACCGGCATTCTTCCCGACCTTTTCCGCGAGGAGCAGGGCGTCATCACTGAAGGCACGTTTCGCCCGGACGGCGTGTTCGTCGCCGACAGCGTGCTGGCCAAGCACGACGAGACCTACATGCCCAAGGAGGTGGCCGACGGCCTCAAGTCCAAGGGCGTGTGGCAGGAGAGCAAAAGTGAGTAG
- the ccmI gene encoding c-type cytochrome biogenesis protein CcmI, whose protein sequence is MLFWVIAAILTLGASLAVLLPLAGGPKGGSASSDHDLEVYRDQLSELDRDVARGLIQPAEAEEARAEIARRILRLDNAADKAAARQPSMATRLVATAAVLAVPLVSWGLYSQLGSPDLPSQPLSERLAKNPADSSVDELVARAEAHLAANPSDGRGWDVLAPIYLRMQRFSDAVTAYRNAIRLDGDSAARQAGLGDAIASAAGGIVSADAQAAFEAALKLDPANPKASFYLAMGMAQEGRIAEATAGWQKMLAALPQDSPWRGAVEQALAESARRSVASGVPAKGPNPGDVDAASSMSPQDREAMINTMVAGLDEKLRQNPRDAEGWMQLIRSYVVLGKADQARDALNRGIAVFGSDSDEAKKFTAFAASLGLTATE, encoded by the coding sequence ATGCTGTTCTGGGTCATAGCCGCCATTCTCACGCTGGGTGCAAGCCTGGCGGTTCTGCTGCCGCTGGCCGGCGGCCCGAAGGGGGGTTCGGCGAGCAGCGATCATGACCTTGAAGTCTATCGCGACCAGTTGTCCGAGCTTGACCGCGACGTGGCGCGTGGCCTGATCCAGCCGGCGGAGGCCGAAGAGGCGCGTGCGGAGATCGCCCGCCGCATCCTTCGCCTGGACAATGCCGCCGACAAGGCAGCGGCGCGGCAACCATCGATGGCGACCAGGCTGGTTGCGACGGCTGCGGTCCTGGCGGTTCCGCTGGTCAGTTGGGGCTTGTACAGCCAACTCGGCTCGCCCGATCTGCCGTCGCAGCCGCTCAGCGAGCGACTGGCCAAGAATCCCGCCGACAGTTCGGTCGACGAGCTGGTGGCACGCGCCGAGGCCCACCTTGCCGCCAACCCGTCCGATGGCAGGGGTTGGGATGTTTTGGCGCCAATCTATCTGCGCATGCAGCGGTTTTCCGATGCGGTGACGGCGTACCGCAACGCCATTCGCCTCGACGGCGACAGCGCAGCCCGCCAGGCCGGCCTCGGCGACGCGATCGCCAGCGCAGCGGGCGGCATTGTCTCGGCCGACGCTCAGGCCGCCTTCGAGGCGGCGCTGAAGCTCGATCCGGCAAATCCGAAGGCCAGCTTTTATCTGGCGATGGGCATGGCGCAGGAAGGCCGCATTGCGGAGGCGACGGCTGGCTGGCAGAAAATGCTTGCGGCCTTGCCGCAGGACTCGCCCTGGCGCGGCGCCGTCGAGCAGGCACTGGCCGAATCCGCCAGGCGCAGCGTCGCTTCGGGAGTGCCTGCAAAAGGCCCGAACCCCGGGGATGTCGACGCCGCCTCGTCGATGTCGCCGCAGGATAGGGAAGCGATGATCAACACCATGGTTGCGGGGCTTGATGAAAAACTGCGGCAAAACCCGCGCGATGCGGAAGGATGGATGCAGCTTATTCGTTCCTATGTCGTGCTGGGCAAGGCCGATCAGGCGCGCGACGCGCTCAATCGCGGTATCGCCGTTTTTGGCTCCGATAGTGACGAAGCGAAGAAATTCACCGCCTTTGCCGCCTCGCTTGGCCTGACGGCGACGGAGTAA
- a CDS encoding ATP-binding protein: MSRRRKAEPQKKTARTPLSLRFGPRSLAFRVIAFSTVWAILTLIVIFTLITTLYRQASERGFDSLLSAHLFNLIGSVGVSEGGSLTGAPDLGDLRFSEPNSGWYWSVEPASEGVSGELHSSSMTEAILSPSVAEVPFNASFQRSYATEGIDGEELEVFESEFVLDAKNRAARFRVMGNKTELEQEISAFQRRLLTYLSLFGVGMIAINAIAILLGLQPLRRVRDALAMVREGTAQKLDGRFPAEIEPLADETNALIENNKRIVERSRTQVGNLAHSLKTPLAVLINEGRALGGAKGQLIAEQAASMQKQVDHYLQRARVAAQRDSVVYRTPVAPLVERMVRVLQKLNPQTALSLSLPAVDIVFAGEREDLEELLGNLLDNAMKWAKSAVAVTVAPISGKRTGSGKMTGSGKMTGSGKEGAVNLFEISIEDDGPGIPEDKAREALKRGRRLDETRPGTGLGLAIVADLVNEYGGVLALERSSMGGLKAVVRLRSLH; encoded by the coding sequence GTGAGCCGGAGGCGTAAGGCGGAACCGCAAAAAAAAACTGCAAGGACGCCGCTTTCGCTGCGGTTCGGGCCGCGTTCGCTGGCGTTCCGGGTGATCGCCTTTTCCACGGTCTGGGCGATACTCACCCTGATTGTCATCTTCACGCTGATCACGACCCTTTATCGCCAGGCGAGCGAGCGCGGTTTCGACAGCCTGCTGTCGGCGCATCTGTTCAATCTGATCGGCTCGGTCGGCGTGTCCGAAGGCGGTTCGCTGACCGGCGCTCCCGACCTGGGCGACCTTCGGTTCTCGGAGCCGAATTCCGGCTGGTACTGGTCGGTGGAGCCTGCGTCGGAAGGCGTGAGCGGTGAGTTGCACTCCTCCTCGATGACCGAGGCGATCCTGTCGCCAAGCGTCGCCGAGGTTCCTTTCAACGCCAGCTTCCAGCGCAGCTATGCGACAGAAGGCATCGATGGCGAGGAACTGGAAGTGTTCGAGAGCGAATTCGTTCTCGACGCGAAAAATCGCGCAGCGCGCTTCCGCGTCATGGGCAACAAGACCGAGCTCGAGCAGGAGATAAGCGCCTTCCAGCGTCGCCTGCTGACCTATCTTTCGCTGTTCGGCGTCGGCATGATCGCCATCAACGCCATTGCCATCCTGCTGGGCCTGCAGCCATTGCGCCGGGTCAGGGACGCTCTCGCCATGGTGCGCGAAGGAACCGCGCAAAAGCTCGACGGTCGCTTCCCTGCCGAGATCGAGCCGCTCGCCGACGAGACCAACGCGTTGATCGAAAACAACAAGCGTATCGTCGAGCGCTCGCGGACGCAGGTCGGCAATCTCGCCCATTCGCTGAAGACGCCGCTGGCGGTGCTGATCAACGAGGGGCGGGCGCTCGGCGGCGCCAAGGGCCAGCTCATAGCCGAACAGGCCGCCTCGATGCAGAAGCAGGTTGACCACTATCTGCAGCGCGCCCGCGTCGCGGCGCAACGCGACAGCGTCGTCTATCGCACGCCGGTGGCGCCGCTGGTCGAGCGCATGGTGCGCGTGCTGCAAAAACTCAATCCGCAGACCGCTCTCTCACTTTCGCTGCCGGCAGTCGATATCGTCTTTGCCGGCGAACGCGAGGATCTGGAAGAATTGCTTGGCAATTTGCTCGACAACGCCATGAAATGGGCAAAGAGCGCGGTCGCGGTGACGGTGGCGCCAATCTCCGGCAAGAGGACTGGCTCCGGCAAGATGACTGGCTCCGGCAAGATGACTGGCTCCGGCAAGGAGGGTGCTGTCAATCTGTTCGAGATCAGCATCGAGGATGACGGGCCGGGCATTCCAGAAGACAAGGCACGCGAGGCGCTGAAGCGCGGACGGCGTCTCGACGAGACTAGGCCGGGCACCGGGCTTGGACTTGCCATTGTCGCCGACCTCGTCAACGAATACGGAGGCGTTCTGGCTCTGGAACGGTCCAGCATGGGCGGGTTGAAGGCGGTGGTTCGATTGCGGAGCCTTCACTAG
- a CDS encoding response regulator transcription factor, producing MRVLVVEDDKDLNRQISDALVDAGYVVDRAFDGEEGHFLGDTEPYDAVVLDIGLPQMDGISVVERWRRGGRKMPVLILTARDRWSDKVSGIDAGADDYVTKPFHIEEVLARVRALIRRAAGHASSELTCGPLRLDTKASKADVDGVPLKLTSHEFRLLAYLMHHMGKVVSRTELVEHLYDQDFDRDSNTIEVFVGRLRKKMGIDMIETVRGMGYRMREPEA from the coding sequence ATGCGCGTACTCGTCGTCGAAGATGACAAGGATCTGAACCGGCAGATATCCGACGCGCTTGTCGATGCCGGCTATGTTGTCGACCGGGCCTTCGACGGTGAGGAAGGGCATTTCCTCGGCGACACCGAGCCCTATGACGCCGTGGTGCTCGACATCGGCTTGCCGCAGATGGACGGCATCAGCGTGGTCGAACGCTGGCGGCGCGGTGGCCGCAAGATGCCGGTCCTGATTCTGACGGCGCGCGATCGCTGGAGCGACAAGGTATCCGGCATCGATGCCGGCGCCGACGATTATGTCACCAAGCCGTTCCACATCGAAGAGGTGCTGGCCAGGGTCAGAGCACTCATCCGACGCGCGGCCGGCCATGCGTCGTCCGAGCTGACCTGCGGGCCGCTGCGGCTCGACACCAAAGCCTCCAAGGCCGATGTCGACGGCGTGCCGTTGAAGCTGACGTCGCACGAATTTCGCCTGCTTGCCTATTTGATGCACCATATGGGCAAGGTCGTGTCCCGAACCGAGTTGGTCGAGCACCTTTACGATCAGGATTTCGACCGCGATTCCAACACAATCGAGGTCTTTGTCGGGCGGCTTCGCAAGAAGATGGGCATCGACATGATAGAAACCGTTCGCGGCATGGGGTATCGAATGCGTGAGCCGGAGGCGTAA
- a CDS encoding DUF3168 domain-containing protein translates to MAAPAAALQKALFQALDADGSLSAALGGAKLFDHAPDNIPFPYVTFGRTSVYDEVTGRENDAEQLFTLHFWSKSEARKEVLDVMDMVSARLQHAPLALDEHHRVNLRLEFSEVRYDEDLSACHGLLRFRAVTEENA, encoded by the coding sequence ATGGCCGCGCCGGCTGCCGCGTTGCAGAAGGCCTTGTTCCAAGCACTGGACGCTGACGGTTCCCTGTCGGCGGCATTGGGCGGCGCAAAACTATTCGACCATGCCCCGGACAATATCCCGTTTCCCTATGTGACGTTCGGCCGGACCAGCGTCTATGACGAGGTAACAGGCAGGGAGAATGACGCCGAGCAGCTTTTCACTCTGCATTTCTGGTCGAAATCCGAGGCCAGGAAAGAAGTGCTCGACGTGATGGACATGGTCAGCGCCCGCCTCCAGCATGCGCCGCTGGCGCTCGACGAGCATCACCGCGTCAATCTCAGGCTCGAATTCAGCGAGGTCCGTTACGACGAGGATCTGTCAGCCTGTCACGGGCTGCTGCGTTTTCGTGCCGTAACGGAAGAAAACGCCTGA
- a CDS encoding DUF1488 family protein, whose amino-acid sequence MSLTFPNLSRSYDEASRRIRFVGYDGMCQISFFVHADAISTAPPGTATAEAAYLAAFDSAVGPIHDVARNAYARTGKSMYVLTAADFR is encoded by the coding sequence ATGAGCCTGACATTTCCAAACCTAAGCCGAAGCTATGACGAGGCGAGCCGGCGGATCCGCTTCGTCGGCTATGATGGCATGTGCCAGATCTCTTTCTTTGTCCATGCCGACGCCATCTCGACGGCGCCGCCGGGGACGGCGACAGCCGAAGCCGCATATCTCGCCGCCTTCGATTCGGCCGTCGGTCCCATACATGACGTCGCAAGGAACGCTTATGCCCGTACCGGCAAGAGCATGTATGTGCTGACCGCAGCCGATTTTCGATGA